The following DNA comes from Chloroflexota bacterium.
GAGTTCCGGCCCGACCGAATCGTAGCGGCCCGTGGCGCGCCACAAATCCGCCGGGTTGACGACGGGCATGAGCATCTCCTGGCCGCCGATGCGGTTCATCTCCTCGCGGATGATGGCCTGAATCTTCCGGAGCACCCGCCAGCCCAGGGGCAGGAACGCATAGATGCCGCTGCCAACGGCGCGGATCATCCCCGCCCGCACGAGCAGCCGGTGGCTGGGCAGTTCCGCGTCCGACGGCGCATCGCGCAACGTGTTGCCGAAGATTTGAGAAAGCCGCATGGGATCACCTCCGTGGATTGCGGAAGTCAAACTTCCGCGATCCAGTCAAACTTCCGCACGTGGACTGCGGAAGTCAAACTTCCGCATGTGGACTGCGGAAGTCAAACTTCCGCACTACAAACACCCCGCCCGGGCCAGAAACTCCACGCCGGGCCACAGATGCTCGGCCTCAAAGTACCAGTCAAACTCGCATGTCCGGAAGGTGTCGGGCTTCAGGTGCTCGCGCACCCAGGCCCAGTCCACCTCGCCCAGGCCGCAAACCAGGTGGTCGCGCGTGCCGATGACATCGTGCAGGTGAATGCCCGCCAGGCGCGCCGTCAGGCCGTTCAGCCAGTCGCGGTAGGGGATGAACCCCAGGTTGTGCATCACGTGCGCGTGGCCCGTATCGTACCAGAACTCCACATCGCCGAACTCGGCCAGAAGCGCGTGCGCTTCGGCGGGCGTGGGGATTTCGTGGTAGTGGTAGCGGTTCTCCACAGCGAGCCGCAGCCCGCGCCGGGCCGCCTCCCGCGACAGCGTCTCCAGACTGCGGCGCACGGCGTCCAGGTAGGGCGCTGCTTGGGCCGCGCGCGCTT
Coding sequences within:
- a CDS encoding sugar phosphate isomerase/epimerase, translating into MNTPALSTMWMQRRHAHVREFLEAGRRVGFTRFELGHVVRPEMLEGITRADGEFPSIHAPCPTTVGLGGAAGIVVSALDEDKRRAAVALHIQTMDWAEALGAGVIVIHIGHVEVDRGLERELRRLYIAQQEDSPRYAALRRQLQEARAAQAAPYLDAVRRSLETLSREAARRGLRLAVENRYHYHEIPTPAEAHALLAEFGDVEFWYDTGHAHVMHNLGFIPYRDWLNGLTARLAGIHLHDVIGTRDHLVCGLGEVDWAWVREHLKPDTFRTCEFDWYFEAEHLWPGVEFLARAGCL